One Zingiber officinale cultivar Zhangliang chromosome 10B, Zo_v1.1, whole genome shotgun sequence genomic window, ctgctctgggtattttctgaacaataacttctctaaaattggctttgagcttctcgaaggcttcagcgtagagcttgagccgaacactattgatttcgaaggtaccagagagctgctgagcggccaactgcgaatccgagtgaagcgttacccgaccggctcctacatgtcgtgctgcctgcaagccggctataagggcctcatactccgcctcattgttggtagctttataatccagccggacggataggtgcatcttttcttcttgaggggagagcagcaatattccaatcccgcttccaagccgagtggacgacccatccacatatattctccacatagcttccgtcTCCGgcttttgcacctcagtcacaaaatcggccaaggattgcactttgatcgccgagcggggctggtattggatatcaaattcacttaactccgtcgtccatttgatgagccgtccggatgcctctggatttagtacaacacgtccgagcgggctattggttttgacaatgatcgtatgcgacaggaagtatggacgaaggcgccgagcggcaaggaccagagcaaaagccagcttctcgagcccagtgtagcgagatttagcatcttttaaaatgtgactaagaaaatacacagactcttctccgctcgacctcactaaagctgagccgattgcatgctcggttgaagacaagtacatatgaagtggctcacccgcagtcggtttggctaataccgggagagagttcagatatgccttcaaatcttcgaacgcctagtcgcattcttcgtcccagtgaaattttgtagctttgcgtaagatcttgaaaaaaggaaggctccggtcggcggttttggagatgaatctggacagagcggttatccgaccggtcaaacgttgcacttcccttgtatttcttggaggcggcatatcttgtagagctttcaccttgctgggatttgcttcgattccccgctcggtcactatgtaccccagaaagcgccctccttttgctccaaacaggcacttctggggatttagcttgactccatatttgtgcagcgttcggaaggtttcctccatgtctttgaagagatcggtcgctcggacggacttaatgagaatgtcgtccacataaacttctaaattccgcccgatctgctctctgaatactttattcatcaagcgctgatatgtggcccccgcattgtTCAATCCGAACGgaatcacattatagcaataagtgccgtcggccgtcacgaagctgactttttcttgatcttcacgggcgagcggcacttggtgatagccctggtaggcgtcgagcatacagattaattagCAGCCGGCCATaaagtccaccagctgatctatccggggcaggggatagaaATCTTtggggcaagctttgttgagatccctgaaatctatgcatactctccatttgttgcccggcttggagactaatactacgttcgccagccagctcgggaaccggatatggccggcctccagagcttctccacctccgctcggatgatggcattctcgCCGACAAATCTCTTTTTCTCGCTTTTACCGAaaggtcggacatgtaactcagGTCGCGCTATGCTCGAAATTCGGCAGCTCATGTGTAGaccgacgaagacatcatgattccttcggaggcattggatcgttCTTCTTttttcctccagatcggacgcaataaaggttgtggcctccgatcgggttgggtgaatctgcacttctcttttcttcataaattaaagagggtggcttttcggtgatggcgtttacctcgatccggggagtggattctgctcggaccatctcgatgtagcatcgccgagccgctagctgatctcccgcacttctcccactttgtcctccacgggaacttgatcttgatggaaggttgagacgaccgcaaTTCGCTGagtgccggtcgtcccaaaatgacgttgtagggcGAGGGAGAGGCGACCACCACGacgtttgttgtccttgtcctcctgagcggctcttctcccattctgtccgaccggctgaacttcattacccgtaaacccgtagagcggagttgtcatgggcaacagctcgatcaatttgcaagtgatcgaacgccttcttgaatatgatgttgatcgagctccctgtgtcaacaaatacggtgaatagtgtaattggctattaccgctttgatgagcggAGCATCgttggggtacttcaactccttccagtccccggcccgaaactaatttcgggtccttcgcTTGCTTGCCaccgaccgcatgaatctggagctgccggacgctcgcctttctagctcggttggagtctcctccggtcggcccgccagcaataacgttgatctcgcctcgggaagtattgcttctattttcctcttcccgagtggacggtcgagaccgttctctggacgctcggcaaTTTTCCTTCCTtagagaacgatgccgatcgggagtctgttgccgtggcctatcggctcgcgtccgatcggcttcatgagttctctgttgcctgtcgactgagggggaccgtcgtccggcattccggggcacaggatgagccacgaagggaagacttcgacaatcacttgtgttgtgcgtatccgtccggtggaaggagcagaacatcagggtccatctcttctttggcttgggccgggcggcagctatcTCTTACACatgggacctggcgtggggggatcggattgcttcggcccttggtcctctaggcggctgatgagcggcgtgctgtttccgctcggccggaggagcccgctcgaccggagtttcctttttcctgtccgcttgcgcttcttccacattgatgtattcgttagcctagtgtagcatgtgatcgtaatctcggggcggctttcggatgagtgatcggaaaaaatcctcatccactaggccttgtgtgaagacattcatcatggtttccgaagtggccgttggaatatccatcgccactttgttgaatcgctggatgtaagctcggagtgattcacgggcttcttgcttgatggcgaacaggctcacgctcgttttctggtagcgtcggatgcttacaaaatggtggaggaaggccgttcggaagtccttgaagcttgtgatgaatccgtccggcaacctccgaaaccaccgttgagccgatcccgagagagtagtaagaaaaactcggcactttactccatctgtgtattgatggagagtagctgtgttatcgaacttacccagatgatcatctgggtcagttgtcccattatactcgccgatcgtcggaggcacatagtgcttcggtAGAGGATCTctcagaatagcctctgaaaattggcgattaatcctctcgggtgatgcgtccgctcggggggctttcccctttctgtcatctcgtctaggcatctcattcgaagaagatcccctatctctatgagctggtacggcttcaggggtgcggaatagggctcgatgaaatgcaacggtggccggtggtgcttccgctcgaccatcagacgctgatgttgcttgctgctccggccgctcggctgtggctttctgtttttgctccacgagcttggcggctcttatctcgatcagagcgtcgagttcctcgttcgaaagcgtcacaatgtgttgtcgtccagcttcgtccattgcttccgatcggatgcaggagcgttcctacagacggcgccaatttgatcctgtccgaacgctgactcaacggacgctgggcacgtggcgctctccggttgctgatgtgggtcttcgactggtcgtacgaagctccggcgaccctgcacagaagttgggccgggaaggggttcccggcggcgaccctccgacgctcaagtcaggcaagcaagtggtcgaaaaagtagctccaaagcttatagaacgcgtacctccggcgaagtctgcggctctttatatagagcggtgaaagagcttctacacgcccaccgagacgtgtacgtgtccgcagcccatacctcggtatgtgtttgtcagaaagcttacctgacgccatactacaACAGtctcatcgcgccttcgatgggacaacaggacaccccgttgtcggactaggagtatggcctagccatacgacttgacggctgtcagcagatgttcctgtccctatttacccaccgccggtcaggacgtccgtccggccgcctagacgaagagcgccgtccggacggccctaattccTTGCGCCGGCCGagcccattatgtcctgccttctcttaggccttctgctcggtcattatttactgtttcattgagcgtcggaaccccgatccctgtcagggcgcctattactatcagatgtttactggcagaccgatcgacCTGCCCTTTTcgcatgagtccggtcggctcacccttcttcgacggaccacctgatcccttgacctccacgtgacgttgacccctcattagggggtcccgggctcttaccactgGATCACTGACTTTATGTGATAATTACTATACTACTGAGGATTGTTGTTTTCAAACTTTGAGTTGAAAGTAACACCGATGTCAACTCCTGATCAATCCCGATCATGAGATGTGATAATGAACTAATGGATATAATGATCTATTTTTTGCACTGTAAATTATGATTCAGAGAATCCGGACTGTCCTTTCACTGGATCGGTTGTTGATGCTTCTTATGACACGTACGACAATAAACAATAAAGTGTCTTTTGGTTAATGTAAGAGTCATCCTTACCAGCGGGCCGTCTTCTCGGCCTTGCTTTCGGGGCCTCGGGCACGATCACGGTGCAAAGACGCTTGACTTCTCATCCTAGTGTAGCTGAAAACAATGTGACAAATTGGTTCAAAGACGCAAGCAAGAAGACGATTCATCCAAGAAGTGAAACAGAAGGAACGAGAAGTTAAGCGACTCAAGTAGTCACAATTGTCCTCGCTTCATCCATCAAACGCGGAATCTGTACACTGACTCATCCATAACCCCCATTGTCCCTCGTACCAtagttgtttttccttttctataAAGAAGCCCCACTTTAATTCAAGTGTTTTCCCCAGTAAGAGACAATTACCTCTCATTTTATAATACCGATCAGTTACTTAAACTTGTTTGGATTTCAGTTAGTTGAACTTTTTTCAATTCAAAGGCGATCTCATGTAATATCTTACACCCTTGCATGATCTAGAAgtgctgctcatgaagttcctgcTCTGGCCTTTGCATCGCATGTGTTGGGCACCACTCTcagatataaatataaaatacacaCACAAAAACTCTGATTCTTTTAATGGACGGAGTGCTGAGATTGTTTGGCATAATGCCATCAGAGTTCAAATTTGCATCAACTTAATTATATTTCTCCCTTTCAATTCATCTCTTGGTGCAAAACGTAGCTCAATCCTTCTCCCAACCATCATTCCAAAAACCATGTCTCCGTCATATCGAAGATATCGTATTTATTTTTTGGTCATTTCTCCTATTCTTTCTTTTTCCTGAGTGGCGATATCGATCAGCTTCTCGAGAGCTTTAAGGTTGGTGAGGTCGCTAAGTTAGTCGAGGAAAGGAAGGAAACAAAAGAATGGGGGATTGTTTGTGCTTGTCAAAGGATGAGATGAAGAAGCCAACGATGGAGGAGAGGACTACGTTGAGGAAAAAGATAttttggaggaagaagaaggcgctGAGAAAAGGGCACAATCTGGTTTCTCTTGTTAACAAGATGTCATTCAAATCAGGCAAGTCCTAATTTCCATTAATTTTCAAGTATGTACAAATATTTATGCGAAGATATTCTCTGATCATCACAGATGACGGGAGGCAAAAACTTGCAGCTGAGATGCTACGCATAGGCAGTGAGAAGATCGCCGCCCGTGTCTTCACATTTCGCGAAATGGCAGCTGCCACGAAGAACTTCGACTCGGAAAACCTACTGGGTGAAGGTGGATTTGGGAGGGTGTACAAAGGGCAACTCAAAGGCAGCAACGAAGTAACGCCAACTTCAATACCTCTTCATAATTTTGCACAAGATTCATAGCTTTTGAGTGACTCAAATTCACAATTGCTATCTCAGATTGTAGCAGTGAAGCAACTTGACAGAAATGGATTCCAAGGCAACAGGGAATTCCTGGTTGAGGTCTTCATGCTGAGCTTGTTACACCATCCAAACCTTGTTAAGTTGCTTGGCTACTGTGCTGATGGAGAACAAAGGATCTTAGTGTATGAGTGCATGCCGTTAGGTTCATTGGAGGATCATCTACTAGGTTAGTACTGTATTATATCCCATTTCAAATTCAGATTCCATGCCTTGAAATCTCCTATTTCATATCTTTCTCTTGGTTTATGAAACTTCCAGATTTGGCACCAGATACTAAGCCATTGGACTGGCTAACAAGGATGAAAATTGCAGCTGGTGCAGCCAAAGGACTGCAATACTTGCACGAGATTGCAAACCCACCAGTGATTTACAGAGATTTTAAGGCATCAAACATCCTTCTCGACGACGACTACAACCCAAAGTTGTCGGACTTCGGCCTTGCTAAGCTCGGTCCGACTGGAGACAAGACTCATGTATCCACCAGAGTGATGGGGACCTATGGGTATTGTGCTCCGGAGTATGCATTGACAGGCCAGTTAACAACGATGTCGGATGTTTACAGTTTCGGAGTTGTATTCTTGGAGCTGATTACTGGAAGGAGAGCTATCGACACGACCAAACCGACGCGTGAGCAGAACTTGGTCCATTGGGTACGTCTACTAGTCCTGTTGTTTCAACTTGATCTCAGTACTTGATGATCAGGCCTTTGTATTGGCATGTGCACAGGCAGAGCCATTGTTCAAGGACAAGAGGAAATTCGTGGCAGTGGCTGATCCACGGCTGGAGGGGAAGTACCCCATAAAGGGCCTGTATCAAGCTCTTGCTGTGGCTGCAATGTGCCTGCAAGAGGAGGCAAGCATAAGGCCTCTCATCAGTGATGTGGTCATTGCTCTCGAGTACCTGGCTAATCCAAGGACCAATGGCCCTGAAGAACCAACAACACCTGAAGCTGAACCAATTGCCAGCTCTGTGATAGTGGAAGATACTAGACATCTTGAAGAGAAAGAGTCAGAATTAGATGATCATATTCACCAAGAAAGCTATTCCTTCTCGAGCAGGGAAGATGAGCTGAATGATGTGGAATAGTGGGATGGGACGGGATGTTTTGCATCTACAATTGTTTTCTGCATTTTGATTGATTTGCTACATATATCAAGTGCATTGCTAGGCTTTTGAGTCTTAGAACTTGAATCATGGAGCAAAGAAAAGGCTTATGCTCTGGAGGAGTTTCATCCAAAAAACAATTATAACAATTGGATTAAATTGTATTTTGCTAGTTTATCCGCACACACATTGGCTTCATGGCATACATGATACAACCCATGATAAATATTGTAAATGTTAGGTAAGAACTAATCTAAACTGGAATTGAATAGTATTTTAAGAATTATAGAATATGTAGGTCCACATACATCCGCACCACTGCTATAAAATTAAAGGGAAATTAGTCATGCATGATAAAGGATAACACCAAAGTTTTGATGTGCTAtatttttttatcctaataatCTGATAATTATTATTCAGCGTGACAAACATGCTTACCTAAGCAGAAGCAATTCGAGTATATAACATCATCAAATTCCAGTCATTGGGCATGTATGATCCAGAACTAAGATAAAATTAATGAAGTAACAAAGAAACTGAAGATCCGAAAGATACTTCATAAATTAGGGAAAACAATGAACCTATTAAGCGCCTATCAAGTTAAAAGATACTGAGAttccaataaaaaaaatctaaatcaacgataaatttaaaaatcaaaattcaattgaTTCCTTTTTTTTCATTAGAAAGTGAAGCAGACCACATCCTCCTGATACCTCACCTCACTATCCATGTCAAGATGGGAAATACTATTGTTTATGATAATTCACTGTGTAAGGAGGTCTGATCCAATCTTCCGCAgataaggaaaaaaaagaaacgaCGCTGTCGACAAGTTCCATCATGGTGACAAGCTATCGGATTCTAGGTCGCCATAAATGCATCCTCTGGTTTTTTGTTCTCCAATAATCAACGATAGTTACTACACTCATGCACACTTTCCCTTTTATTAGCTAGGGCCACCTCAATCTTCAACACCCACAATGAAAAATCATAAAACTTTTTCATGAATCAGACAAGAATTTTGTAAGACACCGGCGCAAAATTTCTTGAGTGCATGAATGCTGATGGGTAGAGGAACATGGGAGTGTGGGGTTCGCGCTCACCAAAAGCATAGAGGTCCTTTTCAGAATAAATTGTGTAGTAGGCTCAGAATCCATCGTTGTAGGGGCGTACATAGGGCATCAAGTTGTGTCAACCGGTTCACGAGCATTTGTTGGTTGCAATCTAATTGCAGACCCCATGTGGGCAGACCCACCTCCATGTCCACAGCACCTTTCAGTATCATGGAGGATCATTGATCATTCAAGGCTAAGATTATGAGGgtctgaaactgaaactaaaaaaCAAGAACAGTTGATGTTTCACAATCAAATTTTATCTATCTGCATTCTTTATTTCTATGGTATCAAGTCAATCGGAAAAGAAGTGGAACAGAGAATTTTATTTTAGGAAAAGTTTTGTAGTTTGTGGGCAGGCCTGCAGGTGCATTATTGATGATTTAGAAGAACCTTCTCTTTATTTTTGGGAAAAAAAAGCAGATCTAGAAGGAAatcatggagaaaatcttataaaTGAATTCCAATTATAAGTGTGATGTTGATGGTTTTTTCTATACAACTTTATCTAGATTTTAGAAGACGTGCAGCCAACTAAGCCCTGGAAATAACTGTAAAAACTGTTGAGAATCAATCAGCAGTAATCAATAATGATAGATTGTGTGTTAAATATAAGGAAAAAAGAATGATTCTGACAGTGCGGTGATGCCCAGCCATCCATGATTTCTCTTCTTCCCGTCACAATCCAACTTTTTGTTTTCAAGCTACCCAGCTTTTACTCCTTCAATATCTGTCTTGTCTTCCTTTTTGATACATATAAATCAATTCCACTAGGCCATTCAATTTCCACCATACGAGATATGGAGGAATCAATCAACTCATCTATGAGCAACTCCTTCTCCTGCTCCATGGATGGCTCAGAGGAGAGCGGCTGGACCATGTACTTGGAGGACTTCATGGCATCAGAGGAGAAATCACAAGTTGCAGCAGGAGCTTCTGGGTGCAACTCCTCCAGTGTTGCCACCCTCTCCACCATTTATGATGCTGCTCCATCCACTTTTCTTGCACGGCAGCAACAACCGTCTGCTAAAGTTGATGTGCCAGAGGACTACACAAAACTGATTCCTAAGAGGAGGAAAAGATTAATAATGGATGATGATTCTTTGGAAGACACTGCTAGCTCACCTGTTAATAGCCCCAAGGTTATAGAACCTAAATTTGACTATTTATTTACTAGGATTATAATCATTTTTATGTAAGAAATATATATTCCTTTAATCTTCAAACAGATTACTGAGAGTTACTTGACTACTAATCCAACCAAGAAGGATTATCAGAGCCTTCTTCACAAAGGCATACCTCAGGTTTTTTTCTCCTCCAATTttctaattaaatagttaatttatattagaTGTCTTTTCTAGTTTGATTTAAATGAGTTGGTGTTTTAGGTCATGAATGACGAAAGGCTGAAAGAAGTTGAAGAAGAGTTCAATTTGACTGAGGAGACAAATGAAAAATATTCATTGCTGAAGAATAGAGGGCTTTGTTTAATTCCTTTGTCCATGTTAGTAGACTACCTGTAGGATAAGCCTTCACTTTGGATGGTTAACAAGCCTATGGACTCTCTAATTGTGCCTATGAATTTATGGATATTTGATGCATGCATATTAATCTTTTCTATGGATATTTGATGTATATTACTCCTTTAATCATTATGTGCTAACCTTGTTTCCTACAGATGAATATAATTTGATATATAAATGacttaaaggattttttttatgaatatcacatcatatttttgatataatagttttgggtataattttctatttttaaaaatattaaaatttgaataaatcatatcaattaTTAATTGGTATACACATGGCAAGTAATGAGTGGGATTCAGATACTACCCTTACTAATAGAATCAAATTTATCCCATTTGAATGTCAACTATTActatgatttatgatttatatgtcTATATTTTAATAACAGGGCAAAAATTAATCAACTACCACACTTTTATAATAAAGgctatttttcattttattataaaattaggAGACTCATTTATTATCTATCAAATTATTCAATCAATTAaagtttataattatttataataaaatcctaaaaaatatAGATCCGTTACATTTACATTAATGATCTCTAATGCTGGCTCCAAAGCAAATATAGATacacaagtgttagcacaaatcAACCGTCTAAATTGTTGTCAGAAAAAGGAATTATTGAAGAAATTGCTGTCGAAATTGTACGTATGATATGAGCTTTCACGCAAATATATTTGCATTCACAATCCAATGACCATTTAAACTCCACGAAGCTGGTCTTGTGCTTCATGATCATCTCCCAATGAAGCTACGTATGGAGCTCTCAGTCTTGAAGACCTTTTCGAATGTGCATGTGTTAATGAAGAAGAGGAGGATGCAGCTCTGtgtcttctcctcttcatcttctttggAGTCGTAGAATTGTCGTCGGTTTCAGAGCTACAAGTTGATCGAAACGATGTTTGAATGCTTCTCGGTCGATCCAATCCTGGCACAACGTAAAACACGTACGGCACTTTCAGTCATATTGCAATCTTCTGCTAGCTGCTGACGATGAATGATTGAAGAATGTACCTCGAGAAGCCAAAGATGATCTCCTAGATTGCCCAACATTGCTGGGAGAAGAGAAATCCGATGGGGAATCGAACCTTTTCATCTGCATTTCATCACGGCAAAGATCATGATCACATTCAGAACTCAGATTGGAATATCTATTTTTCATACCCAACTTGGAGAATGGACAGAGTCTCTATCCCAGCCTATATGTGCGACATGTTTGACATCTGTTGGATGCCCGATCTCCATTTCATCTTCCTTAACAACTAccggacaagaagaagaagaaaaaataaaacatgaaagtttttccttttttaaaaaaaagaacagATAAGTGAAGGTATTTACCAAAGATCTTTGATATATGCTTGAACCCTCTGAATAGCCCTTTCACCCTGGTTGCCATTGTGCTTCTGCAGGGATGGTCTATTGTATTTCTTGTGCGAGCAATGCGAAGAGTTTATATTCAAAGATCTTTATACAGAATTCTACACTGATTTGGAAAGAACTTTTGGGGGGCAGAGAGAGGAAGGTGGGTGGATAACTGCAGCAACAACATGGCTTCAAAATTGGCACAAGGACGAGAAGCAAACTGTTATTTTAACGTCATTACGAGTTGTACACGTCTTCTTGCTCaaacaatttttattttatttttaaaaatgagaCAACAcggtttccttttttctttttagtCAACCAATTGCATATATATTATTGATCGTGCATACGAGTTGCGGGTTAATACAGGGACAACTGTCTCATCAAAGTTATACATGGCTCCGCCCTTAGTAACAAAGTTATATGCGGTTTCACCCTTGGTTGCGTgtataatataatacatgaatGAACGTGTGCTAATAACGAACTCCctttcttaaaaacttaatttaattatttatatcataTATTAAATTGAGTAAGGGTGTGTCAGACTCATACAATAGTGCAATGCTAGGATGACGCTCGAGAATCCCAGAGAAGTAGCATACTTAATTTTAGCCAAAAAGCAATGGAAGTATACTTTGTAACATCGCCATCCCAAAgtatttatagaaacttctttGCTCTAGTGTTATCAATTCTAAGAAGTGGGCTTATAGAGAactttagggtgcgtttggtttgcaccgttttcattttcattttctagaaaatgcgcgttttctagaaaacagaaaacgactttttgtcattctcttctctgtttttctagaaaacgatagccaattttttagaaaacgcgcgtggaaaacgcaaaccaaacaccattttccagaaaatgcacgttttccagaaaatgaagaTGGAAAACGtgcgtaccaaacgcccccttagattTCTAagtgattaatgagaaaaattctcaataatacatCGCAGTTGAGTTTCGAATTTTAGATCATTGATTGATTaatgaaaaaattttcaaataatacacaagagtcttgaactctagattcatttATGTGTTTGTAGAAATTATGAATAAACCTTGAAATTatcttaaaagaaaaaaaaatattaatat contains:
- the LOC122030366 gene encoding probable serine/threonine-protein kinase PBL23, with the translated sequence MEERTTLRKKIFWRKKKALRKGHNLVSLVNKMSFKSDDGRQKLAAEMLRIGSEKIAARVFTFREMAAATKNFDSENLLGEGGFGRVYKGQLKGSNEIVAVKQLDRNGFQGNREFLVEVFMLSLLHHPNLVKLLGYCADGEQRILVYECMPLGSLEDHLLDLAPDTKPLDWLTRMKIAAGAAKGLQYLHEIANPPVIYRDFKASNILLDDDYNPKLSDFGLAKLGPTGDKTHVSTRVMGTYGYCAPEYALTGQLTTMSDVYSFGVVFLELITGRRAIDTTKPTREQNLVHWAEPLFKDKRKFVAVADPRLEGKYPIKGLYQALAVAAMCLQEEASIRPLISDVVIALEYLANPRTNGPEEPTTPEAEPIASSVIVEDTRHLEEKESELDDHIHQESYSFSSREDELNDVE
- the LOC122028615 gene encoding vascular-related unknown protein 1-like; its protein translation is MEESINSSMSNSFSCSMDGSEESGWTMYLEDFMASEEKSQVAAGASGCNSSSVATLSTIYDAAPSTFLARQQQPSAKVDVPEDYTKLIPKRRKRLIMDDDSLEDTASSPVNSPKITESYLTTNPTKKDYQSLLHKGIPQVMNDERLKEVEEEFNLTEETNEKYSLLKNRGLCLIPLSMLVDYL
- the LOC122030367 gene encoding CRIB domain-containing protein RIC10-like, which translates into the protein MATRVKGLFRGFKHISKIFVVKEDEMEIGHPTDVKHVAHIGWDRDSVHSPSWMKRFDSPSDFSSPSNVGQSRRSSLASRGLDRPRSIQTSFRSTCSSETDDNSTTPKKMKRRRHRAASSSSSLTHAHSKRSSRLRAPYVASLGDDHEAQDQLRGV